One genomic segment of Paraburkholderia caffeinilytica includes these proteins:
- the slmA gene encoding nucleoid occlusion factor SlmA, translated as MQPIDKPDQAVAEHEPAPSGAARAARLKPGERRVHILQTLAAMLEAPKSEKITTAALAARLGVSEAALYRHFASKAQMFEGLIEFIEQTIFGLINQIADKESNGVLQARAIALMLLNFPAKNPGMTRVLTCEALVGEHERLTERVNQMLERVEASLKQCLRLAQTEANASAGESAGPSANAHAAPLPAGYDPAIRASLLLSYIIGRWHRYVRSGFARAPAEHADAQLLLIPQ; from the coding sequence ATGCAGCCGATCGACAAGCCTGACCAAGCCGTAGCCGAACACGAACCCGCCCCGTCGGGCGCCGCACGTGCCGCGCGCCTGAAACCGGGGGAGCGCCGCGTGCACATCCTGCAGACGCTTGCCGCGATGCTGGAGGCGCCGAAGAGCGAAAAGATCACCACGGCGGCGCTCGCCGCCCGGCTAGGCGTCTCGGAAGCCGCGCTGTACCGCCATTTCGCCAGCAAGGCGCAAATGTTCGAAGGGCTCATCGAGTTCATCGAGCAGACCATCTTCGGACTGATCAACCAGATCGCCGATAAGGAAAGCAACGGCGTGCTGCAAGCCCGCGCGATCGCGCTGATGCTGCTCAACTTCCCCGCGAAGAATCCCGGCATGACGCGCGTGCTGACCTGCGAGGCACTGGTCGGCGAGCACGAACGGCTGACCGAGCGGGTCAATCAGATGCTTGAGCGGGTCGAGGCGTCGTTGAAGCAATGTTTGCGGCTGGCTCAGACGGAGGCAAACGCCAGCGCGGGTGAAAGCGCGGGGCCGAGCGCAAATGCGCATGCCGCACCGCTGCCCGCCGGCTACGATCCCGCGATCCGCGCGAGCCTGCTGCTGAGCTACATCATCGGCCGCTGGCATCGGTATGTGCGCAGCGGCTTTGCGCGGGCGCCCGCCGAGCACGCCGACGCGCAACTGCTGCTGATTCCTCAGTAG